Proteins from one Mus caroli chromosome 3, CAROLI_EIJ_v1.1, whole genome shotgun sequence genomic window:
- the Dclre1b gene encoding 5' exonuclease Apollo isoform X2, translated as MTVTLIDANHCPGSVMFLFEGYFGTILYTGDFRYTPSMLKEPALILGKQIHTLYLDNTNCNPALVLPSRQEATHQIVQLIRQFPQHNIKIGLYSLGKESLLEQLALEFRTWVVLSPQRLELVQLLGLADVFTVEEEAGRIHAVDHTEICHSAMLQWNRSHPTIAIFPTSRKVRSPHPSIYTVPYSDHSSYSELRAFVAALRPCQVVPIVHQKPCGEFFQDSLSPRLAMPLIPHSVQQYMSSSSRKTNVLWQLERRLKRPRTQGVVFESPEEKANQVKVDRDSKKHKKENLSPWAGHLERLCPHPLQARKQLFPDFCRKERDEPVLFCDSNKMATVLTAPVEFSVQLQPIDEFLFPETREKIGLESPLLSRGDSGSPARGNQSDCLGCDSPPSDTGRAAPLTPESRGLALKYLLTPVHFLQAGFSSRNFDKQVEKHQRVQCSSPAVLNPVDDG; from the exons ATGACTGTAACGCTCATAGATGCCAATCACTGCCCTGGTTCTGTCATGTTTCTCTTTGAAGGATACTTTGGAACAATTCTATACACAG GTGATTTTCGATATACACCATCCATGCTGAAGGAACCTGCTCTGATACTGGGGAAACAGATTCATACTTTGTATCTAGACAACACTAATTGCAATCCAGCCCTGGTTCTTCCTTCCCGACAAGAGGCTACTCATCAGATTGTCCAGCTAATCCGTCAGTTCCCACAACACAACATAAAGATTG GACTCTATAGTCTAGGAAAAGAATCACTGCTGGAGCAACTAGCCCTTGAGTTTCGGACCTGGGTGGTATTAAGTCCTCAACGCCTGGAGTTGGTACAGTTGCTGGGCCTGGCAGACGTGTTCACAGTTGAGGAAGAAGCCGGGCGCATCCATGCTGTGGACCATACGGAGATCTGCCATTCTGCCATGCTTCAGTGGAACCGGAGTCACCCTACCATTGCTATTTTCCCCACAAGCCGGAAAGTGCGCAGCCCTCACCCCAGTATCTACACTGTCCCGTACTCTGACCATTCATCTTACTCCGAGCTCCGTGCTTTTGTTGCAGCCCTGAGGCCTTGTCAGGTGGTGCCCATCGTCCATCAAAAGCCTTGTGGAGAGTTCTTTCAGGACAGCTTGAGTCCTAGGCTCGCTATGCCTCTGATTCCACACTCTGTGCAGCAGTACATGAGTTCCTCCTCTAGGAAAACAAATGTGCTTTGGCAGTTAGAGAGGCGGCTCAAGAGGCCAAGAACTCAGGGTGTTGTGTTTGAATCCCCTGAGGAGAAAGCTAATCAGGTTAAAGTTGACAGAGACTCAAAGaagcacaaaaaagaaaacctctctCCCTGGGCTGGGCACCTTGAGAGGCTTTGCCCCCATCCTCTGCAGGCCAGGAAGCAGTTGTTCCCAGACTTCTGCAGGAAAGAACGTGATGAGCCAGTCCTCTTTTGTGACTCCAACAAGATGGCGACTGTGTTGACTGCCCCAGTGGAATTTTCAGTGCAATTACAGCCTATAGATGAGTTTCTCTTTCCAGAGACCAGGGAGAAAATTGGCTTAGAGTCCCCATTGCTGTCCAGGGGAGACAGTGGCTCACCAGCGAGAGGGAACCAAAGTGACTGCCTAGGCTGTGATTCTCCCCCGTCTGACACTGGCAGAGCTGCTCCTCTAACTCCTGAGTCCAGGGGCCTGGCGCTAAAATACCTTCTCACTCCAGTGCATTTCCTCCAAGCAGGGTTCTCTTCCAGGAACTTCGACAAGCAAGTGGAAAAACACCAGAGAGTACAGTGTAGCAGTCCTGCAGTTCTGAACCCGGTGGATGATGGCTAG